One stretch of Pseudoramibacter sp. DNA includes these proteins:
- a CDS encoding TetR/AcrR family transcriptional regulator, translating to MNKKGNAQYQQTHRRIVGCVLDLLDRKPLRQITVAEICRSLGLNRSTFYDHFLDVYDVIDRTAAAYDGEILDILGRDVPRMSRERASALLAFIQKRQNFYAHYYRLGRELAIPDALIEAGLDARVKPGVPSYWRDTPAAMAYYTALMKASYNAVIRQWLARGCKETPEWVCDMMLKCADSFGDLEGTP from the coding sequence ATGAACAAAAAAGGCAACGCGCAATATCAACAGACTCACCGCCGGATCGTCGGCTGCGTTTTAGACTTACTCGACCGGAAGCCGCTCCGGCAGATCACCGTCGCCGAGATCTGCCGGTCCCTCGGCCTCAACCGCAGCACCTTTTACGACCACTTTCTGGACGTGTACGACGTCATCGACCGGACCGCCGCCGCCTACGACGGCGAGATCCTCGACATCCTCGGCCGCGACGTCCCCCGGATGTCCCGGGAACGGGCTTCGGCCCTTCTCGCGTTCATCCAGAAGCGTCAGAATTTTTACGCCCATTATTACCGCCTGGGCCGCGAGCTCGCCATTCCCGACGCCCTCATCGAAGCCGGGCTCGACGCCCGGGTGAAACCGGGGGTGCCTTCCTATTGGCGGGACACCCCCGCCGCCATGGCCTATTACACCGCCCTCATGAAAGCCAGCTACAACGCCGTCATCCGGCAGTGGCTGGCCCGGGGCTGCAAAGAAACCCCGGAATGGGTGTGCGATATGATGCTCAAATGCGCGGACAGTTTCGGGGATTTGGAGGGAACGCCATGA
- a CDS encoding DEAD/DEAH box helicase encodes MKVELFPFQKKALNDLRIQTAEAMGSYYRTHAPQVVSFTAPTGAGKTIIMAALIEDIYYGDERFADQQDAIFVWLSDSPQLNEQSKLKIDGKADKISLAQCVTVTEDSFDRETFEDGHIYFLNTQKLSVSSNLTKHGDSRTYTIWETIANTVREKSDRLYFIIDEAHRGMQGRKASRATTIMQKFIKGSEEDELPSMPVVIGMSATTQRFNKLVEKSASTIHKVVVTTEDVRASGLLKDRIIITYPEETKNKNDMAILQAAVDDWKEKWGHWTQYCQEQHYAYVNPILIIQVQNGKGKKLSDTDLDDCLAKIEERANVQFEPGQVVHTFGQLESDIEMNGLKVHYAEPSRIAEDKNIRVVFFKENLSTGWDCPRAETMMSFRHAKDATYIAQLLGRMIRTPMQMHIQVDDVLNDVHLFLPYFNEQTVKDVVEELQNSEGGDIPTDIYGEPISGKKFDTLTVRKSNKDKYHIGPEQVKMDDDLNDREKGSSVAEERHEFKIKNPPDQGMSKNESEDEYYPKQTSSTVEHNENNQESNRKIQDEETIPKSGKVQEHKVQHEFAETFDPKVDDIFDREGVMKYINDEGLLSYDVRSFQITDYLKSLFKLAHFLTMTNLRKQAIVEVYDEIADLIHDHIATLKAQNEYENLVLQVKQFKLATQIFDAFGESVDNYSVHNMFTTTDSDLERQFRVADHKLGNEGIGLTYGKKYGSLDDPAAFEIDVILFVADKECMNHLYEYAKKKFHALNDEYRRYVATINSDKYRRQYDNIVSDGDKISKHNFRLPETIQVPHDNGGKEYRDHLFVNEVTGTAKLKLNNWESGVIAEEEKRPDFVCWIRNPSRGSWALCIPYEKDGEMKPTYPDFIIVRRDEVTDYVVDILEPHNPEYNDNLGKAKGFAEYARQNPGVGRIQLIREGKDASGKKHFKRLDMAKSSIREKVLKMTSSEELDHLFDIEGFYDD; translated from the coding sequence ATGAAAGTAGAATTATTCCCTTTTCAAAAAAAGGCGCTTAATGATTTACGAATACAAACAGCAGAAGCGATGGGAAGTTACTACCGGACACATGCTCCTCAAGTTGTCTCTTTTACAGCACCAACAGGTGCCGGTAAAACTATTATTATGGCTGCGTTGATTGAAGATATTTATTATGGGGATGAACGCTTTGCTGATCAACAAGACGCTATTTTTGTATGGCTTTCGGATTCGCCGCAATTGAATGAACAGTCTAAACTTAAGATAGATGGAAAAGCGGACAAGATTAGTCTTGCTCAATGTGTGACTGTTACTGAAGATTCCTTTGATCGAGAGACTTTTGAAGATGGACATATTTATTTTTTGAATACTCAAAAGCTTTCGGTATCTTCTAATTTAACAAAGCACGGAGACAGCAGGACTTATACCATTTGGGAAACCATTGCGAATACCGTTAGAGAAAAAAGTGACAGACTTTATTTTATTATTGACGAAGCGCATCGGGGGATGCAGGGACGCAAGGCGAGCCGAGCAACGACGATCATGCAGAAATTCATCAAAGGGAGTGAAGAAGATGAACTTCCGTCAATGCCGGTAGTTATCGGAATGTCAGCGACGACCCAACGATTCAACAAATTGGTGGAAAAATCAGCATCGACGATTCATAAAGTAGTCGTAACAACAGAGGATGTCCGCGCATCCGGCCTTTTGAAAGATCGAATTATCATTACATATCCGGAAGAAACGAAAAATAAAAATGATATGGCCATTTTACAGGCAGCCGTAGATGATTGGAAAGAAAAATGGGGGCATTGGACACAATATTGCCAAGAACAGCACTATGCTTACGTTAATCCGATTCTCATCATCCAAGTGCAGAACGGCAAGGGCAAAAAACTTTCAGATACCGATCTTGATGACTGTTTGGCCAAGATAGAAGAAAGAGCTAATGTTCAATTTGAGCCAGGGCAAGTGGTGCATACTTTCGGTCAATTAGAATCAGACATTGAAATGAATGGGCTGAAAGTGCATTATGCAGAACCTTCTCGCATTGCAGAAGATAAAAATATTCGGGTAGTCTTTTTCAAGGAAAATTTGTCTACGGGCTGGGACTGCCCCAGGGCAGAGACGATGATGTCCTTCAGGCATGCCAAAGATGCGACTTATATTGCGCAGTTATTAGGCAGAATGATTCGAACACCGATGCAGATGCATATTCAGGTTGACGATGTGTTAAATGATGTTCATCTCTTTTTACCTTACTTCAATGAACAGACTGTAAAAGATGTGGTAGAGGAACTTCAAAATTCTGAAGGCGGAGATATTCCGACCGATATTTATGGTGAACCAATTTCTGGGAAAAAGTTTGATACCCTTACGGTTAGAAAATCGAATAAAGATAAGTATCATATTGGTCCAGAACAAGTCAAAATGGATGATGATTTAAATGATAGAGAAAAAGGTTCAAGCGTTGCAGAAGAGCGACATGAGTTTAAAATAAAGAATCCGCCAGACCAAGGGATGAGCAAAAATGAATCTGAAGATGAATATTACCCAAAACAAACTTCATCAACAGTAGAACACAACGAAAATAATCAAGAATCGAATCGCAAAATACAAGATGAAGAAACAATTCCCAAATCAGGTAAGGTACAAGAGCATAAAGTTCAGCATGAATTTGCGGAAACATTTGATCCGAAAGTAGACGATATTTTTGACCGTGAAGGCGTCATGAAATATATTAATGACGAGGGACTCTTATCTTACGATGTGAGAAGTTTCCAAATCACGGATTATTTGAAATCATTGTTTAAGCTTGCTCATTTTCTAACCATGACGAATCTCAGAAAACAAGCCATTGTTGAAGTATATGATGAAATTGCAGATCTTATCCATGATCATATTGCAACACTAAAAGCGCAGAACGAATATGAGAATTTAGTACTTCAGGTAAAACAATTTAAATTAGCAACACAAATTTTTGACGCTTTTGGGGAAAGTGTAGATAATTATTCTGTTCACAATATGTTTACGACGACAGATTCAGATTTAGAACGGCAGTTTCGTGTGGCAGACCATAAATTAGGAAATGAAGGTATTGGTTTAACTTACGGGAAAAAATACGGCAGTTTAGATGATCCTGCAGCTTTTGAAATTGACGTTATTCTATTTGTGGCTGATAAAGAATGTATGAATCATTTGTACGAATATGCGAAAAAGAAGTTTCATGCCTTAAATGATGAGTATCGTCGATATGTCGCAACTATTAATTCCGATAAATATCGCAGACAGTATGACAATATTGTATCCGATGGTGATAAAATCAGTAAACATAATTTCAGACTGCCGGAAACGATTCAAGTTCCACACGACAATGGCGGAAAAGAATATCGGGATCATCTTTTTGTAAATGAAGTAACCGGAACAGCCAAATTAAAATTGAACAATTGGGAATCTGGTGTAATCGCTGAAGAAGAAAAACGACCAGATTTTGTGTGTTGGATTAGAAATCCATCTAGAGGGTCATGGGCACTCTGTATTCCTTATGAAAAAGATGGGGAAATGAAACCGACGTATCCGGACTTTATCATTGTACGTCGAGATGAAGTGACCGATTATGTTGTGGATATTTTAGAACCACATAATCCGGAATATAATGATAATCTTGGAAAAGCTAAAGGATTTGCTGAATATGCACGTCAAAACCCAGGCGTTGGGAGAATTCAACTTATTCGGGAAGGCAAAGACGCTTCAGGGAAAAAGCACTTCAAACGATTGGATATGGCAAAGAGTTCTATCCGGGAAAAAGTATTAAAAATGACGAGTTCAGAAGAATTAGATCATCTTTTTGATATTGAGGGATTTTATGATGACTAA
- a CDS encoding MFS transporter: MTQNLRQKKASPLAGVIFFGLLACLLYGLGAGAIAFGLVLSSAIWFAGERFSMLLSGMLNAAAGMCGFVLSPSIEALMGAGGVALAAHTLLLPVACLIPLSVFVTSKDPKPASIASAEEPNSFGTIRDAFGNRTFRLLVCGFSTCGFHMVIIESHLFSQFVSYGIPSQTAGWVFSVYSLATITGALLSGFLSTRLPKGRLLCFYYGFRALWALLYLFTMPKNAVTAIAFAAGLGMTGDATVSPTSGLVSAHFDHT; this comes from the coding sequence ATGACCCAGAACCTTCGTCAAAAGAAAGCCAGTCCCCTCGCCGGGGTGATCTTTTTCGGCCTGCTGGCCTGCCTGCTTTACGGCCTCGGCGCCGGGGCGATCGCCTTCGGGCTGGTGCTGTCCTCGGCCATCTGGTTCGCCGGGGAGCGGTTCTCGATGCTCCTCTCGGGGATGCTCAACGCCGCGGCGGGGATGTGCGGCTTTGTGCTGTCCCCGTCCATTGAAGCCCTCATGGGCGCCGGGGGCGTCGCCCTGGCCGCCCACACCCTGCTCCTTCCCGTGGCCTGCCTGATCCCGCTGTCGGTGTTTGTGACGTCGAAGGACCCGAAACCTGCGTCCATCGCCTCAGCCGAAGAACCCAACAGCTTCGGCACGATCCGAGACGCCTTTGGGAACCGCACCTTCCGCCTGCTGGTGTGCGGCTTTTCCACCTGCGGCTTTCACATGGTCATCATCGAATCCCACCTGTTTTCCCAGTTCGTCTCCTACGGGATTCCGTCCCAGACCGCCGGCTGGGTCTTTTCGGTCTACAGCCTGGCGACCATCACCGGCGCCCTGCTCTCGGGCTTTCTGTCGACCCGCCTGCCCAAAGGGCGGCTGCTGTGCTTTTATTACGGGTTCCGCGCCCTCTGGGCCTTGCTCTATCTCTTCACGATGCCGAAGAACGCCGTCACGGCCATTGCCTTCGCCGCCGGCCTCGGCATGACCGGCGACGCCACGGTTTCCCCGACCTCGGGGCTGGTCAGCGCCCACTTCGACCACACCTAG